AGCGCTGGGCCGGACGCAGAGCGGGGCCGGGGCGGCGGTACGGGATACCGACGGGCGGACCTACGCGGCCGGGGAGGTGTCGCTGGCGGCGTTGCAGCTGACCGCGCTGCAGGCGGCGATCGCGGCCGCGCTCTCCAGCGGTGCCGAAGGTTTCGAGGCTGCAGCGGTGGTCGGGAGCGCCGCCGAGACCGATCCGGGGATCGCGGCACTGCACGAGCTGAGCTCCGGCGCCACGCGAATCCTGGCGCGGCCCGACGGCACTGTCACCGAGGTGCATCGACATGGCTGACGAGCAGTTCCGGTCCGGGTTGGTCTGCTTCGTCGGCCGACCGAATACCGGTAAGTCCACGCTGACCAACGCGTTGGTCGGGGAGAAGATCGCGATCACGTCGTCGCGGCCGCAGACCACCCGGCACACCATCCGCGGCGTGGTCAATCGGCCGGATGCGCAGCTGATTCTGGTGGATACGCCCGGCC
Above is a genomic segment from Skermania piniformis containing:
- a CDS encoding cytidine deaminase, which translates into the protein MTGPSGAARDSGLDDEDRKLVVLARGALGRTQSGAGAAVRDTDGRTYAAGEVSLAALQLTALQAAIAAALSSGAEGFEAAAVVGSAAETDPGIAALHELSSGATRILARPDGTVTEVHRHG